The following nucleotide sequence is from Synechococcus sp. CBW1004.
CCTAGGATCCGCCCGGTCCGTGTCGCGGCCTTGACCTCACTTTCCGGCGCTGTGCCCTCGCCCTCTGAAACCCGCACGGGCCGGGACACGCCAGCGATCCCTCTGGTGACGATCGTGCTGGGCACCCGACCGGAGGCGATCAAGCTGGCGCCGGTGATCCGCGCCTTCCAGGCCGCCCCCGACTTCCGCACCCGCGTGGTGCTCACCGGCCAGCACCGCGAGATGGTGAGTCAGGTGATGGAGCTGTTCGGCCTGAGCGCCGATCACGACCTGGCCCTGATGGCGCCGAAGCAGACGCTCACCCACATCACCTGCGCCGCCCTGCAGGGCCTCAAGGAGGAGTTCGCCGCCCACCGGCCCGACCTGGTGCTGGTGCAGGGCGACACCACCACCGCCTTCGCCTCGGCTCTGGCCGCCTTCTACGAGCAGATCCCGGTGGGACACGTGGAGGCGGGCCTGCGCACCGACAACCTGTTCGATCCTTTCCCGGAGGAGGCCAACCGCCGCCTGATCTCGCAGCTGGCCCAGTTGCACTTCGCCCCCACCGAGGTGTCGGCGGCCAACTGCCGCGCCTCCGGCGTGATCGGCGAGGTGCTCACCACCGGCAACACGGTGATCGACGCCCTGCTGCTGATGGCCGAGCAGGCGCCGACCTACGAACAGCCCGGCCTCGACTGGCAGAGCCAGCGGGTGATCCTGGCCACGGTGCACCGCCGCGAGAACTGGGGCGACCGCCTCGCCGACATCGGCAGGGGCGTCCTGGAGCTGCTGGAGCGCTTCCCCGACACCGCCCTGCTGCTGCCGCTGCATCGCAACCCCATCGTGCGCGAGCCGCTGCAGGCGATGCTCGGCAGCCATCCGCGCGCCTTCCTGACCGAACCGCTCGACTACGACCAGCTGGTGGCGGCGATGCGCGGCTGCACCCTGGTGCTCACCGATTCCGGCGGCCTGCAGGAGGAGGCGCCGGCCCTCGGCAAACCGGTGCTGGTGCTGCGCCGCACCACCGAACGGCCGGAGGCGGTCAGCGCCGGCACCGCCAGGCTGATCGGCACCGACAGCGCCGACATCGTCGCCGAGGCGAGCCGGCTGCTCAGCGATGCGGCGGCCTACGAGGCGATGGCCCGGGCCCACAACCCCTTCGGCGATGGCAGGGCTTCGGGGCGGATCGTGACCGCGGCTCGCCGGTTCCTGGGCCTCACCGTTGCAGAAGCCGTCAACGCCTGAGCAGCGCCTGAACGTGCTGCGCCTCTGCGCAAGGAACAGGCCCTGACCGACGCGGCCCGTCCCGGCTCTGGCGCGGGCAAAAAGAACGGATCGGCGCTGGGTGATGACACGACACCACCCGCACCCCGTGCGCCCATCAGGAGCTAGCTCTTGCGCTTCTTCGCCCAGGGGGGCTGGTCGATGAAGATGCGGGTATCCGGGTCGAGCCCCTTGAGAATCTGGGTGTCGCGACCGCTGCTGGCCCCCAGTTCCACCGGCCGGAACTCGGGCTGCTGGTCGCGCCCCACCACGAGCACCCCCGGACGCCCCTCTTCGGTGACGATCGCCACGGTGGGGATCACGGTGCGGGCCTGCAGCTGACCGGTGCTGAAGTCGATGTCGGCAGTCATGCCGATGCGCAGCTCCGGTGCCGGCTCCTGCAGGGCCAGCTTCACCTCGAAGGAGGTGACGTTGTTGGTCTTCACCGCCCGTGGGGCGATCTGACGCACCGTGGCGGCATAGCGCCGGTCCGGGAAGGCATCGACGCGCACCGTCGCCGGCATTCCCACCCGCAGGCGGCCGATGTCGCTCTCGGGCACCTTGGCGACCACCTCAAGGCCCCTGGCCACCTCGACGATCGAGGAGCTGGTGGCGCCGAGGCTGGTGGAGGCGGAGGTGGTGGGAGTCACGAAGGCGCCTGGATCGGCATAGCGCTGACTGATCACCCCATCGAAGGGGGCACGCACCACCAGCTCCTCCCGCTCGACGCGCCGCTGGGAGAGCCGCTCGGCGGCCGCCCGGGCCGCCATGCGCTTCACCTGGTAGTCGGCCCGGAAGCGGTTGATGTCACTGCGGCTGATCGCCCCCTGGCGGAACAGGGGTTCGTTGAAGCTGAGCTCGCTGCGGCTGCGCTGCAGCTCGGCCTCGGCGGAGCGCAGGTTGGCCTCCAGCTCCTGGAAGCGGTCGAGCAGGTCACTGCTGTCCATCACCGCCAGGGCCTGACCGGCCTTCACCGGCATTCCCTCATCGACGTAGATGTCCTTGAGCACCCCCTGGCGCTTGGGGCTGACATTGACGCGCACCATGGCGTCGAGTTCACCGGTGGCCGAGACCACCCCGGGCAGCACCCCGGACCGGGCCACCACGGTGAAGGGAGTGACATCGCGGCGGACGGCACTGCGCTGACGCTGCCACAGGCCGAGGCCGCTCACCAGGACGGCGGCCACGAGCAGACCGATCCAGAGGGGGCGGCGCGAACGACCGCGGATCGGCGGGGAGCCGGGCAGTGGCGTCAACGGCCTGGGTTCAGGGGAAGGGGACACAGCCGGCTCGGCCGTGTCGGCGGGTCTGGGCCGCAGGGGGGACAGAGCGGAAATGGCTGACCTCAGTGCTGTTACAAATTGTCGCCGGTCCGGCGCCCGGTTGGGCCGGATCGGGGGCCCCCTAGATTCCGGCCATGCTCAAAGCCGGAATCGTCGGCCTGCCCAACGTCGGCAAGTCGACCCTGTTCAACGCCCTGGTGGCCAACGCCCAGGCCCAGGCCGCCAACTTCCCCTTCTGCACGATCGAGCCCAACACCGGCGTGGTGGCGGTGCCCGACCCGCGCCTGGAACGGCTCTCGGCCCTGTCGGGGTCAAAGGAGATCATCCCCACCCGCGTCGAGTTCGTCGACATCGCCGGCCTGGTCAAGGGGGCCAGTCAGGGTGAGGGCCTGGGCAACAAGTTCCTCGCCAACATCCGCGAGGTGGATGCCATCGTGCATGTGGTGCGCTGCTTCGAGGACGACGACGTCATCCACGTGTCGGGCTCGGTCGATCCGGTGCGCGACGCCGAGGTGATCAACCTGGAGCTGTCCCTGGCCGATCTCGCCCAGGTGGAGAAGCGGCGCGAACGCCTCAGGAAGCAGGTGCGCACCAGCAAGGAGGCCCAGGCCGAGGACAGTGCCCTCGAGCGCATCCAGGCCGTGCTCGAGCAGGGCGGTGCCGCTCGCAGCGTCGAGCTCACCGACGAGGAGGCCGCCTTCGTCAGGCCCCTGGGGCTGCTCACCGCCAAGCCGATCATCTACGCCACCAACGTCAGCGAGGATGACCTGGCCTCCGGCAATGCCTTCTGCGAGGCCGTGGTCGCCCTGGCGGAACGGGAGGGAGCGGAGACGGTCCGCATCTCGGCCCAGGTGGAGGCCGAGCTGATCGAACTGCCCGAGGAGGAGCGCGCCGAATTCCTCGCTGGTCTGGGCGTTGAGGAGGGCGGCCTGCAGAGCCTGATCCGCGCCACCTACAGCCTGCTCGGCCTGCGCACCTATTTCACCACCGGCGAGAAGGAGACGCGCGCCTGGACGATCCGCGCCGGCATGACCGCCCCCCAGGCTGCCGGCGTGATTCACACCGACTTCGAGCGCGGCTTCATCCGCGCCCAGACGATCGGCCAGGAGCAGTTGCTGGAAGCCGGCTCCCTGGCGGAAGCCCGCAACCGCGGCTGGCTGCGCAGCGAGGGCAAGGAGTACGTCGTGCAGGAAGGCGACGTGATGGAGTTCCTGTTCAACGTCTGAACGGTTGCACCCGGATGGCCGCTGACGGCCTCAGGTCCGGCCCGGCGGCAGGATTCCCCGCCTCGCCGGACTCCGGGGCCCACTCAGCGGCAGTACACGGAGGTTTCTTCGAGAGCGCTGGCCTGGCGAGCGGGATCCGGCGCCCCCAGCCTCACCTTCGCCACGTTCGCCTCCAGCGCCAGGAGAGCGGTGTAGCAGCGCAGCTGATTGCTCTTGTCGGCCCGCTGCTTGAGCTCGGCGGAGAGATCCCAGAGGCCATCGCAAAGAGCCGCCGAGGGGCTCTCAAAACAGCGGCGGGCCGCCTGCTGCAGTCCGGTGAACGAACCGGCGAAGGCGGGAGTCGCCAGACCGAGCAGACCGGCGAGGACTGCGGCACGCGCGGCACGGACCATGGCGGCAGAGCGGCAGGAGGGACTGGAATCACACCAGCCTGGCGCAACGTCGGGCCGGCCGCACCCCGTCAGGCGGACCGACCGGCCAGGGTCGGTCAGGTCCGGCGGATTCAGGGCTTCCGGGAGAGCGAGATCAGTCGGTCGGCCTCCGCCACCCGGGCCTGCTTGCTGCGGGCGTCATAGAGGCAGAGCTCCAGACCCCGGCGACCGGCCATGTGGGGCTGCGGGTAGGTGCCCTCCAGCAGGAGTGCGCTCGTCAGCGCATCGCTGCCACCCGGCAGGTCAACCCGCTCGCCGACGGGCTTCGGGTTGCGCAGGCCGCTGGCGGCGAGACAGGCCTTCACCACCTGCTGGCCATAGGCAGACCACGCCTGAGGGCTGGAAGCGCTGGCCGGCAGAGCCGCAACCGCCAGGGACAGGCCCAGCAGAGAGGCGGACAGACGGAGAAAGCGGGCCATCAGGGTGCGGACCAGGCAAGACGGCCCTGACGCTAAGGCGATGGGTCACGGTCAACAGGAGCGGACAGGAGAACCAGGGACGCTCCGCGACGGCAGCGGGGGATGGGCCCCGCCCGCCCTGCCGGGTCGCCCAGCGCCGTTGTTCAGAGAAGGGCTGACAGGGGAGACAATGGCTCCATTCCGCCGCCTGGGCCATGACGTCTGACGAGTCCCGTCCCTCCGCCGGCACGCCCGCCGATCCCGCCGACGCCGGGGCGCATCACAACTTCGACATCCAGAAGGAGGAGCATCGCCGCATCCGCAACGACCCCGACTACGACGACTGGGAGTACGGCACCGAACCTCTGCCCCATGAGGCCTGGCTGACCGCGCAGCGGGCCAGCGGCCGCAAAGCCGCAGCGAGTGGGGAGAACGCCTCCGCCTGAAGCGCGACCTCCCCTGGCCGTGGGGGCAGCGATCGAGCGTCGCCCCCGCCAACCAACGCCATGGGCCTCAGTCCGATGAGGCATCACCTGGAGCACCAGACGCATCACCTCCCGGATCCGACACCTCAGGCGCCGCTCCCCGCTCCCCGGCAGCGGAACCCAGCGGGAAGCGGTACAGAATCTTCCGCTCGCCGCCGGTCCCCCCGCGGCCGGTGAGCACCTGCAGCAGATTGCGGCGCTGGAAGCGCTCCAGCCGCGCCACCAGCGGCAGACCCAGCAGCGACAACGCCGCCATGCCCAGCCACAGCCCGACACCGTGGCCCTGGCTGTCGAGCAGGCGACCGGCCACCAGGGGAGCGCTGAAGGCACTGATCGCGAAGCACTGGGAGAACAGAGCCATCGCCAGGCCCTGACGGTGCAGCGGGCTGAGCTCCACCACCGCCTCGGTGGCGGTGGGCAGGAAGGCCGCCGCCCCCAGGGCCACCGGCACCTGCGCCAGCAGGAGCACGGGCAGGCCATGGGGGGTGAGCGCTGAGAGGGCCAGCAGGCCGCCACCCACCGCAAAGCAGATCAGGCTGAGCGTCAGCCCCGTTCCCACAGGCCGCTTCGCCAGAGCCTGCCCCACCGGCCACTGAAGCAACAGCAGCAGCCCGAGCTGCAGCCCCACCGTGAGGGCCCCGAGCGCCTCCGGCAGCGGCGGACGCTGCAGACCGCCCCGCACCAGATCGAGCGGTAGCGCTCCCTGCATCAGAGCCGGGATGGCGGTGGCGATCACCGTCACCGCGAGCAGGGGCAGCAGCGGTGGCAGCCACCGGCCTGGAGGCAGCCCGGCGGCGGCGGCGGAATGGGTCCTGCTGGGGCTGGCGGGCAGGGGCCGCAGCAGCACGAGGGCCAGCATCGTCAGCACGCAGGCGATGTCCACCAGATAGATGGCCCGCAGCCAGCCCAGGGCCGCCAGAAGGGCACCGATCAGGGCACCGGTGACCACGCCGAAGGCGTCGGCGCTGCGCACCAGCGCGAAGCCGCGTGCGGAGGGAAGCGCCCCGCAGCAGAGCGGCACCGCCAGTTCGATCGCGGGCCAGTAGAGGCCCGCCGCCAGGCCCAGCAGCAGCTGGCCGGAGACATAGCCCCCGAAGCCTTCCGCGGACAACAGACTGCTGTCGCCCAGCAGGGCACAGACCGCCGCCAGCGCCACCGGCAGCGAGGCGCGGCGGCCGCGATCGAGCAGGAGGCCGCTGAACAGACGCCCACCGATCCCGGCCAGGGCGGCCAGGGCGAGGCCGTCGCCGACACTGCTGGCGCTGAATGCCTCCCGATGGAACACCATGGGCGTCAGGTACAGCACGCCGCCGGCGCCCACCATGGCGATCGTGCGGATCGAGGCCAGAGCGCGCAGCGGCGCGGGAAACTGGAACCACCAGGCCTTCATTCCGGCACCCGCCTTTGCCTGCGTCACGACCCAGCTTCCGTCATCGCCCATCCAGGCCCCTGCTGGGCGGGGCATGCCTGGGGCTCGGTCTGCTGAGCAGCGCGCTGCTGCTGCTGTGGACGGCCCGACCGGCCTCGGCAGCCGAACTGCTGGTGATCCAGCTGGAGGATCTCGAGATCCCGGTGCGGCTCGACCAGCTGGAGGCCTGGAGCCGCCGCGAGCCATCGCTGCCGCCCTGGGATGGCGCACGCGCTTCCGGAGAAACGCCACTGCCGGCCTCCGCGACAGGCCCTGGCCCAGCCCATTCCCTGGTCTCCGGCACCGACTCGCATGCCATCACGACTGCGGACCAGGGCCCGTCCGCAAGCGGCTTCCCGATCGCCGGCGATGCCCGCCTGACCGGCGAGAGCGGGACGCTCAACCCAGACACAGCGCAGACGGGGAGCGATCTGGAGGTGTGGCTGAACCTGCTGGAACCCCAGAGCCGGCGCGGCGTGGCGCGCCTGCTGCAGGCGCCCCTGCTCCGGGAGCAGAGCTTCGGAAGCCAGCTGCTGGACAGCTGGGCCGGCGGCCAGAT
It contains:
- the wecB gene encoding non-hydrolyzing UDP-N-acetylglucosamine 2-epimerase; the protein is MTIVLGTRPEAIKLAPVIRAFQAAPDFRTRVVLTGQHREMVSQVMELFGLSADHDLALMAPKQTLTHITCAALQGLKEEFAAHRPDLVLVQGDTTTAFASALAAFYEQIPVGHVEAGLRTDNLFDPFPEEANRRLISQLAQLHFAPTEVSAANCRASGVIGEVLTTGNTVIDALLLMAEQAPTYEQPGLDWQSQRVILATVHRRENWGDRLADIGRGVLELLERFPDTALLLPLHRNPIVREPLQAMLGSHPRAFLTEPLDYDQLVAAMRGCTLVLTDSGGLQEEAPALGKPVLVLRRTTERPEAVSAGTARLIGTDSADIVAEASRLLSDAAAYEAMARAHNPFGDGRASGRIVTAARRFLGLTVAEAVNA
- a CDS encoding efflux RND transporter periplasmic adaptor subunit; this translates as MTPLPGSPPIRGRSRRPLWIGLLVAAVLVSGLGLWQRQRSAVRRDVTPFTVVARSGVLPGVVSATGELDAMVRVNVSPKRQGVLKDIYVDEGMPVKAGQALAVMDSSDLLDRFQELEANLRSAEAELQRSRSELSFNEPLFRQGAISRSDINRFRADYQVKRMAARAAAERLSQRRVEREELVVRAPFDGVISQRYADPGAFVTPTTSASTSLGATSSSIVEVARGLEVVAKVPESDIGRLRVGMPATVRVDAFPDRRYAATVRQIAPRAVKTNNVTSFEVKLALQEPAPELRIGMTADIDFSTGQLQARTVIPTVAIVTEEGRPGVLVVGRDQQPEFRPVELGASSGRDTQILKGLDPDTRIFIDQPPWAKKRKS
- the ychF gene encoding redox-regulated ATPase YchF; the encoded protein is MLKAGIVGLPNVGKSTLFNALVANAQAQAANFPFCTIEPNTGVVAVPDPRLERLSALSGSKEIIPTRVEFVDIAGLVKGASQGEGLGNKFLANIREVDAIVHVVRCFEDDDVIHVSGSVDPVRDAEVINLELSLADLAQVEKRRERLRKQVRTSKEAQAEDSALERIQAVLEQGGAARSVELTDEEAAFVRPLGLLTAKPIIYATNVSEDDLASGNAFCEAVVALAEREGAETVRISAQVEAELIELPEEERAEFLAGLGVEEGGLQSLIRATYSLLGLRTYFTTGEKETRAWTIRAGMTAPQAAGVIHTDFERGFIRAQTIGQEQLLEAGSLAEARNRGWLRSEGKEYVVQEGDVMEFLFNV
- a CDS encoding MFS transporter — its product is MTQAKAGAGMKAWWFQFPAPLRALASIRTIAMVGAGGVLYLTPMVFHREAFSASSVGDGLALAALAGIGGRLFSGLLLDRGRRASLPVALAAVCALLGDSSLLSAEGFGGYVSGQLLLGLAAGLYWPAIELAVPLCCGALPSARGFALVRSADAFGVVTGALIGALLAALGWLRAIYLVDIACVLTMLALVLLRPLPASPSRTHSAAAAGLPPGRWLPPLLPLLAVTVIATAIPALMQGALPLDLVRGGLQRPPLPEALGALTVGLQLGLLLLLQWPVGQALAKRPVGTGLTLSLICFAVGGGLLALSALTPHGLPVLLLAQVPVALGAAAFLPTATEAVVELSPLHRQGLAMALFSQCFAISAFSAPLVAGRLLDSQGHGVGLWLGMAALSLLGLPLVARLERFQRRNLLQVLTGRGGTGGERKILYRFPLGSAAGERGAAPEVSDPGGDASGAPGDASSD